A genomic stretch from Thermomonospora umbrina includes:
- a CDS encoding ATP-binding protein: MPAERAAGTLPAELTGFVGRRRELAEVGRLLATSRLLTLTGVGGVGKTRIALRAAHRARHGFRDGVRLVELASLREPGLVCHAVAHALEVRDHTARALRDVLAAHLRERELLLVLDTCEHLVDACAGLVETLLHAAPGLRVLATSREPLNAAGEHVLPVAPLPIPRGPDDDRAAEVDSVRLFVERAAAADPSFTPTPATLRAVARVCARLEGVPLALELAAARLRVLSVDEIGDRLGDRFELLSNGGRTAPSRHQTLRSAIGWSHELCEPAERLLWARLSVFAGAFDLETVQRVCADGRLPAGDVFELLAALVDKSIVTRDEGPGGLRFAMLETLREYGAEWLRVLGEEDDLRARHRDHYLRVAEEAERLWFGPGQVGRLLRLGRERPDFRAALEYSLAAGDAHTAQRLAGALQVVWITCGPIAEGRLWLERSLELDDGPSQGRALTLCAAGTIAILQGDEDSARRLLAEAGTLADRHRDPWLQAQLVYQRAVAATFAGRVAEADGLLRDALSRFTAVNATDASFPVQVRLTMATVAILEGDASAAIRLCEDNEKVCREHGDETLLAYSLVLHARAEWIIGGLDAAARRLREAVRLRREHPDPASLGLSVELLAWIAWATGAHRRAAVLLGAAERLWWTFGMAGLRDTLLAAHDDCEVGTGAALGAEAFRRARREGGALTDAEIIAYALAEAEPPTAARDADADPPARLTPREREVAALVAEGLSNRQIAERLTIAKRTADTHLEHILAKLGFSARTQIAAWVTRHMPGRDG, encoded by the coding sequence GTGCCGGCTGAGCGCGCCGCCGGGACGCTGCCGGCCGAGCTCACCGGTTTCGTGGGTCGGCGTCGCGAACTGGCCGAGGTGGGCCGGCTGCTGGCGACGTCCCGGCTGCTGACCCTGACCGGCGTCGGCGGCGTCGGCAAGACCCGGATCGCGCTGCGGGCCGCCCATCGGGCGCGGCACGGCTTCCGGGACGGGGTCCGGCTGGTGGAGCTGGCGTCGCTGCGGGAGCCGGGGCTGGTGTGCCACGCCGTCGCCCACGCGCTGGAGGTGCGCGATCACACGGCCCGTGCGCTGCGCGACGTGCTGGCCGCCCACCTGCGCGAACGTGAGCTGCTGCTGGTGCTCGACACCTGCGAGCACCTCGTCGACGCGTGCGCCGGGCTGGTCGAGACGCTGCTGCACGCGGCGCCCGGCCTGCGCGTCCTGGCGACCAGCCGTGAGCCGCTGAACGCCGCGGGCGAGCACGTTCTCCCCGTCGCGCCGTTGCCGATCCCGCGGGGGCCGGACGACGATCGGGCGGCGGAGGTCGACTCGGTGCGGCTGTTCGTGGAACGCGCGGCGGCGGCCGACCCCTCGTTCACGCCGACCCCCGCGACGCTGCGCGCGGTGGCGAGGGTGTGCGCGCGGCTGGAGGGCGTCCCGCTCGCCCTCGAACTGGCCGCCGCCCGGCTGCGGGTGCTGTCGGTGGACGAGATCGGCGACCGGCTCGGCGACCGGTTCGAGCTGCTCAGCAACGGCGGTCGGACGGCGCCGTCGCGGCATCAGACGCTGCGGTCGGCGATCGGCTGGAGCCACGAGCTGTGCGAGCCGGCGGAACGGCTGCTGTGGGCGCGGCTGTCGGTGTTCGCCGGCGCGTTCGACCTGGAGACGGTCCAGCGGGTCTGCGCGGACGGGCGGCTGCCCGCCGGGGACGTGTTCGAGCTGCTGGCGGCGTTGGTGGACAAGTCCATCGTCACCCGGGACGAGGGCCCCGGCGGGCTGCGGTTCGCGATGCTGGAGACGCTGCGCGAGTACGGGGCGGAGTGGCTGCGCGTCCTCGGTGAGGAGGACGACCTCCGGGCCCGCCACCGGGACCACTACCTGCGGGTCGCCGAGGAGGCCGAGCGGCTGTGGTTCGGCCCCGGTCAGGTCGGCAGGCTGCTGCGGCTGGGCCGTGAGCGGCCCGACTTCCGGGCGGCGCTGGAGTACTCGCTGGCCGCCGGGGACGCGCACACGGCCCAGCGGCTCGCGGGCGCCCTGCAGGTGGTGTGGATCACCTGCGGCCCCATCGCGGAGGGACGATTGTGGCTGGAACGGTCCCTGGAGCTGGACGACGGGCCGTCGCAGGGCCGCGCCCTCACGCTGTGCGCCGCCGGGACGATCGCCATCCTGCAGGGCGACGAGGACTCCGCCCGGCGGCTGCTCGCCGAGGCCGGGACGCTGGCCGACCGGCACCGTGACCCGTGGCTGCAGGCGCAACTGGTCTACCAGCGCGCCGTGGCCGCCACGTTCGCGGGCCGGGTCGCGGAGGCGGACGGGCTGCTCCGCGACGCGCTGAGCAGGTTCACCGCGGTGAACGCCACGGACGCCTCGTTCCCGGTGCAGGTCCGGTTGACGATGGCGACGGTCGCGATCCTGGAGGGGGACGCCTCCGCCGCGATCCGACTGTGCGAGGACAACGAGAAGGTGTGCCGTGAGCACGGCGACGAGACGCTGCTGGCGTACTCGTTGGTCCTGCACGCCCGTGCGGAGTGGATCATCGGAGGGCTGGACGCCGCCGCCCGCCGGCTGCGCGAGGCGGTACGGCTCCGACGGGAGCATCCCGACCCGGCGAGCCTCGGCCTGTCGGTGGAGCTGCTGGCCTGGATCGCGTGGGCCACCGGCGCCCACCGACGGGCGGCGGTGCTGCTGGGCGCGGCGGAACGGCTGTGGTGGACGTTCGGGATGGCGGGGCTGCGCGACACCCTGCTGGCCGCGCACGACGACTGCGAGGTCGGGACGGGCGCGGCGCTCGGCGCGGAGGCGTTCCGGCGGGCCCGGCGGGAGGGCGGGGCGCTCACCGACGCCGAGATCATCGCGTACGCGCTGGCCGAGGCGGAGCCGCCCACGGCGGCGCGCGACGCGGACGCCGACCCGCCGGCCCGGCTCACCCCCCGGGAGCGGGAGGTGGCCGCGCTGGTCGCCGAGGGCCTGTCCAACCGGCAGATCGCCGAGCGGCTCACCATCGCCAAACGCACCGCCGACACCCATCTCGAGCACATCCTGGCCAAACTGGGGTTCTCCGCCCGGACGCAGATCGCGGCCTGGGTCACCCGGCACATGCCGGGTCGGGACGGTTGA
- the argS gene encoding arginine--tRNA ligase, protein MADVEELLRRRLAPAFEAVAGAPVDPAIRRSQHADYQSDAALALVRRVGGNPRDIAARVVERADLGGLCSKVEISGPGFINLTVAGEALGGLLAEVTRDERLGVPLEAAPETITVDYSAPNAAKEMHVGHLRSTIIGDAAARLLEWRGNTVLRANHLGDWGTPFGMLVEHLLDIGEAEAAHELSVGDLNGFYQAARRKFDADESFQERSRRRVVLLQSGDAATLRMWRTLIDESLKYFLAVYDLLGATLGPDDFYGESFYNDQLQSVVDELAELRLLRDSEGAKCVFPEGYTNREGDPLPLIVRKSDGGFGYAATDLATIRYRLRKLHATRLLYVVGLPQQMHLGMVHATAREAGWLAPPARAEHIGFGSVLGSDGKILRTRAGVSVKLVDLLEEAVSRASAVIAEKNPDLDEQTRAAVARAVGIGAVKYADLSTDRVKDYVFDYDRMLSFDGNTAPYIQYARARSCSIFRKLDVTPPRDVDSVLIAEPAERELALALLSFEGVIDQVSESLEFHRLAQYLFHLAGTFTTFYDKCTVKYAEGEVRTSRLVLCDLTARTLQIGLDLLGIETPDRM, encoded by the coding sequence GTGGCAGATGTCGAGGAGTTGCTCCGCCGGCGGCTTGCGCCGGCGTTCGAGGCGGTGGCCGGCGCACCGGTGGATCCCGCGATCCGCCGTTCCCAGCACGCGGACTACCAGTCCGACGCGGCACTGGCCCTCGTCCGCCGAGTCGGCGGCAATCCCCGGGACATCGCCGCGCGCGTGGTCGAACGGGCCGACCTCGGCGGCCTGTGCTCGAAGGTCGAGATCTCCGGCCCCGGCTTCATCAACCTGACCGTCGCCGGCGAGGCGCTGGGCGGGCTGCTGGCCGAGGTGACCCGCGACGAACGGCTCGGCGTGCCCCTCGAGGCGGCCCCCGAGACCATCACCGTCGACTACTCCGCGCCCAACGCCGCCAAGGAGATGCACGTCGGGCACCTGCGCTCGACCATCATCGGCGACGCCGCCGCGCGACTGCTGGAGTGGCGGGGCAACACCGTCCTGCGGGCCAACCACCTCGGCGACTGGGGCACCCCGTTCGGCATGCTGGTCGAGCACCTGCTCGACATCGGCGAGGCCGAGGCCGCCCACGAGCTGTCCGTCGGCGACCTGAACGGCTTCTACCAGGCCGCCCGGCGCAAGTTCGACGCCGACGAGTCCTTCCAGGAGCGGTCACGGCGTCGGGTGGTGCTGCTGCAGAGCGGCGACGCGGCCACCCTGCGGATGTGGCGGACCCTCATCGACGAGTCCCTCAAGTACTTCCTCGCCGTGTACGACCTGCTCGGCGCCACGCTGGGCCCCGACGACTTCTACGGCGAGAGCTTCTACAACGACCAGCTCCAGTCGGTGGTCGACGAGCTGGCCGAGCTGAGGCTGCTGCGCGACAGCGAGGGCGCCAAGTGCGTCTTCCCCGAGGGCTACACCAACCGCGAGGGCGACCCGCTGCCGCTGATCGTCCGCAAGTCCGACGGCGGCTTCGGCTACGCCGCCACCGACCTGGCCACCATCCGGTACCGGCTGCGCAAGCTGCACGCCACCCGCCTGCTGTACGTGGTGGGCCTCCCCCAGCAGATGCACCTGGGCATGGTCCACGCGACCGCCCGGGAGGCCGGCTGGCTGGCCCCGCCCGCACGGGCCGAGCACATCGGCTTCGGCTCGGTCCTGGGGAGCGACGGCAAGATCCTGCGCACCCGGGCCGGCGTCTCGGTCAAGCTGGTCGACCTCCTCGAGGAGGCGGTCTCCCGCGCGAGCGCGGTCATCGCCGAGAAGAACCCCGACCTGGACGAGCAGACCCGCGCCGCCGTCGCCCGGGCCGTGGGCATCGGCGCGGTCAAGTACGCCGACCTGTCCACCGACCGGGTCAAGGACTACGTCTTCGACTACGACCGGATGCTGTCCTTCGACGGCAACACCGCCCCCTACATCCAGTACGCCCGCGCCCGGAGCTGCTCCATCTTCCGCAAGCTCGACGTCACGCCGCCGCGCGACGTCGACTCGGTCCTGATCGCCGAACCCGCCGAACGGGAGCTGGCGCTGGCCCTGCTGAGCTTCGAGGGCGTGATCGACCAGGTCTCCGAGAGCCTGGAGTTCCACCGCCTGGCGCAGTACCTCTTCCACCTGGCCGGCACGTTCACCACGTTCTACGACAAGTGCACGGTGAAGTACGCCGAGGGCGAGGTCCGCACCAGCCGCCTGGTCCTGTGCGACCTCACCGCCCGCACCCTGCAGATAGGGCTGGACCTCCTGGGCATCGAAACCCCCGACCGCATGTGA
- a CDS encoding nitroreductase family deazaflavin-dependent oxidoreductase, which produces MNTITRYVEAGRTAAAFNTAVAWLTRHGVSVFGSRMLYVRGRKSGEWRGNPVNVLTHEGSRYLVAPRGHTHWVRNLRAAGGAGELRLGRRTEPFTATELDDADKPAILRAYLKRWKFEVGVFFDGVGPDAPDEDLLRIAPGYPVFRLT; this is translated from the coding sequence ATGAACACCATCACGAGGTACGTCGAGGCCGGCCGGACCGCTGCCGCCTTCAACACCGCCGTCGCCTGGCTCACGCGGCACGGCGTCAGCGTGTTCGGCAGCCGGATGCTCTACGTCCGGGGCCGAAAGAGCGGCGAGTGGCGCGGCAACCCCGTCAACGTGCTCACCCACGAGGGCTCGCGCTACCTGGTCGCCCCGCGCGGCCACACTCATTGGGTCCGCAACCTGCGAGCCGCAGGCGGCGCGGGCGAACTGCGACTTGGCCGCCGGACCGAGCCGTTCACCGCCACCGAACTCGACGACGCCGACAAGCCCGCCATCCTGCGCGCCTACCTCAAGCGTTGGAAGTTCGAGGTCGGCGTCTTCTTCGACGGCGTGGGCCCCGACGCCCCCGACGAGGACCTCCTCCGCATCGCCCCCGGCTACCCCGTCTTCCGACTCACCTGA